A single region of the Pararge aegeria chromosome 18, ilParAegt1.1, whole genome shotgun sequence genome encodes:
- the LOC120631457 gene encoding thioredoxin, mitochondrial isoform X3 gives MSIYSSVQVNMNSVILCQGLRSPMRRLAALRKAKSISTSIVHNETILVKNNDEFVNKVMNNDKPVIVNFHADWCEPCKILTPKLKELIEPLNNLDLAVVDVEDNAELVHAFEWTSIGKIGVLVITASRSL, from the exons ATGTCTATTTATTCTAGTGTCCAG GTAAACATGAATAGTGTCATATTATGTCAAGGGCTGCGGTCGCCGATGCGTCGACTCGCCGCCCTTCGTAAAGCCAAATCTATCTCCACGTCGATAGTGCACAATGAAACTATTTTAGTGAAGAATAATGATGAATTTGTGAATAag GTAATGAATAACGACAAGCCTGTCATAGTGAACTTTCACGCTGACTGGTGCGAGCCGTGCAAGATATTGACTCCGAAACTCAAGGAGTTGATAGAACCACTTAACAATTTAGACCTGGCTGTCGTGGATGTAGAGGATAATGCCGAACTTGTACACGCTTTTGAG tggacgtccatagGCAAAATTGGGGTGCTCGTTATAACCGCCTCGCGCTCGTTgtga
- the LOC120631457 gene encoding thioredoxin, mitochondrial isoform X2, whose translation MNSVILCQGLRSPMRRLAALRKAKSISTSIVHNETILVKNNDEFVNKVMNNDKPVIVNFHADWCEPCKILTPKLKELIEPLNNLDLAVVDVEDNAELVHAFEVKAVPAVIAIKNGLVVDKFIGLVDADMINNLIDRMSGKKTDGA comes from the exons ATGAATAGTGTCATATTATGTCAAGGGCTGCGGTCGCCGATGCGTCGACTCGCCGCCCTTCGTAAAGCCAAATCTATCTCCACGTCGATAGTGCACAATGAAACTATTTTAGTGAAGAATAATGATGAATTTGTGAATAag GTAATGAATAACGACAAGCCTGTCATAGTGAACTTTCACGCTGACTGGTGCGAGCCGTGCAAGATATTGACTCCGAAACTCAAGGAGTTGATAGAACCACTTAACAATTTAGACCTGGCTGTCGTGGATGTAGAGGATAATGCCGAACTTGTACACGCTTTTGAG gtAAAGGCTGTTCCGGCGGTTATAGCAATCAAAAATGGTTTAGTTGTAGATAAATTCATAGGCCTAGTCGACGCAGACATGATTAATAACCTAATTGACCGGATGTCCGGCAAGAAGACAGATGGCGcgtaa
- the LOC120631457 gene encoding thioredoxin, mitochondrial isoform X1, giving the protein MSIYSSVQVNMNSVILCQGLRSPMRRLAALRKAKSISTSIVHNETILVKNNDEFVNKVMNNDKPVIVNFHADWCEPCKILTPKLKELIEPLNNLDLAVVDVEDNAELVHAFEVKAVPAVIAIKNGLVVDKFIGLVDADMINNLIDRMSGKKTDGA; this is encoded by the exons ATGTCTATTTATTCTAGTGTCCAG GTAAACATGAATAGTGTCATATTATGTCAAGGGCTGCGGTCGCCGATGCGTCGACTCGCCGCCCTTCGTAAAGCCAAATCTATCTCCACGTCGATAGTGCACAATGAAACTATTTTAGTGAAGAATAATGATGAATTTGTGAATAag GTAATGAATAACGACAAGCCTGTCATAGTGAACTTTCACGCTGACTGGTGCGAGCCGTGCAAGATATTGACTCCGAAACTCAAGGAGTTGATAGAACCACTTAACAATTTAGACCTGGCTGTCGTGGATGTAGAGGATAATGCCGAACTTGTACACGCTTTTGAG gtAAAGGCTGTTCCGGCGGTTATAGCAATCAAAAATGGTTTAGTTGTAGATAAATTCATAGGCCTAGTCGACGCAGACATGATTAATAACCTAATTGACCGGATGTCCGGCAAGAAGACAGATGGCGcgtaa